The following proteins come from a genomic window of Kitasatospora sp. NBC_01246:
- a CDS encoding aldose epimerase family protein, whose amino-acid sequence MSTPPANGSQPTSVRHEPLEPAGAGAAIERWTLRAGPYEASVLTLGATLHTLSGPDRAGRTGQLLLSSDRLAEILGPARHYGTVVGRYANRIDGSKVTIDGEEHPLAPTGGGMTLHGGPDGFAHRMWEAEELPTGVRLRLHSPDGDQGFPGALDVTVDYTLTSAGELTIAYRAVTGRPTVINLTNHAYFNLAGEGNGDILGHLLTLDADAYTPADERQIPYGRTEPVAGTPFDFTVARPIGKSVHDEHPQLTGPGGYDHNWVLRPRPADGTPARAALLEEPVGGRTLEVLTTEPGLQVYTANKFQGAVTGASGVPYGPFAGIALETQHFPDSPHHPDFPSTELRPGEEFRSTTVLRLGVS is encoded by the coding sequence ATGTCGACGCCCCCGGCGAACGGCTCGCAGCCGACCAGCGTGCGGCACGAACCCCTCGAACCCGCGGGCGCAGGCGCCGCGATCGAGCGCTGGACCCTACGGGCCGGCCCGTACGAGGCGAGCGTGCTGACCCTCGGCGCCACCCTGCACACCCTGAGCGGCCCCGACCGGGCCGGCCGGACCGGGCAACTGCTGCTCTCCTCCGACCGGTTGGCCGAGATCCTCGGCCCGGCCCGGCACTACGGCACCGTCGTCGGCCGCTACGCCAACCGCATCGACGGCAGCAAGGTCACCATCGACGGGGAGGAGCACCCGCTCGCCCCGACCGGCGGCGGCATGACCCTGCACGGCGGCCCGGACGGCTTCGCCCACCGGATGTGGGAGGCCGAGGAACTGCCCACCGGTGTCCGGCTGCGCCTGCACAGCCCCGACGGCGACCAGGGGTTCCCCGGCGCGCTCGACGTCACCGTCGACTACACACTGACCTCCGCCGGCGAGCTGACGATCGCCTACCGCGCCGTCACCGGCCGGCCGACCGTGATCAACCTGACCAACCACGCGTACTTCAACCTCGCCGGCGAGGGCAACGGGGACATCCTCGGCCACCTGCTCACCCTCGACGCCGACGCCTACACCCCGGCCGACGAGCGCCAGATCCCCTACGGCCGCACCGAGCCGGTGGCCGGGACGCCGTTCGACTTCACCGTCGCCCGGCCGATCGGCAAGTCGGTGCACGACGAGCACCCGCAGCTGACCGGTCCCGGCGGCTACGACCACAACTGGGTGCTGCGCCCGCGTCCGGCCGACGGCACCCCCGCCCGGGCGGCGCTGCTGGAGGAGCCGGTCGGCGGCCGCACGCTGGAGGTACTGACCACCGAGCCGGGGCTGCAGGTCTACACGGCCAACAAGTTCCAGGGCGCGGTGACCGGCGCGAGCGGCGTCCCGTACGGGCCGTTCGCCGGGATCGCGCTGGAGACCCAGCACTTCCCGGACTCCCCGCACCACCCGGACTTCCCCAGCACCGAGCTGCGGCCGGGGGAGGAGTTCCGCTCGACGACCGTGCTGCGCCTCGGCGTGAGCTGA
- a CDS encoding sugar ABC transporter permease has translation MSTTTERPRVAATAASAPATAGKVRPRGRKSPLATALSHGALITASLIALFPVLWILYVSLGPGKTDYLHPGDILDKMTLSNYTTVLNDTDFFTWFGNSLIVAGVTTVIGVMFAATTGYAVSRMRFPGHRPLMWSLLVTQMFPIAVLIVPMYTIMSTLGLLDTHLGLVLVYSTTTVPYCAWLLKGYFDTIPVEIDEAGRVDGLSPIGTFWRLILPLARPGLAVAAFYSFLTYWAEVPFASTFMLSSDNYTLSVGLQTFVSEHDSQWNLMAATAVMIAIPSALFFYLVQRHLVTGLTAGASKS, from the coding sequence ATGAGTACCACCACCGAACGACCCCGCGTCGCCGCCACCGCGGCGAGCGCCCCCGCCACCGCCGGGAAGGTACGGCCCCGCGGCCGGAAGTCCCCGCTCGCCACCGCGCTCTCGCACGGCGCGCTGATCACGGCCAGCCTGATCGCGCTCTTCCCGGTGCTGTGGATCCTGTACGTCTCGCTCGGCCCGGGCAAGACGGACTACCTCCACCCCGGCGACATCCTCGACAAGATGACGCTGTCGAACTACACGACGGTGCTGAACGACACCGACTTCTTCACCTGGTTCGGCAACTCGCTGATCGTCGCCGGCGTCACCACCGTGATCGGCGTGATGTTCGCCGCCACCACCGGCTACGCCGTCTCCCGGATGCGCTTCCCCGGGCACCGGCCGCTGATGTGGTCGCTGCTGGTGACGCAGATGTTCCCGATCGCCGTGCTGATCGTGCCGATGTACACGATCATGTCGACGCTCGGCCTGCTGGACACCCACCTCGGCCTGGTCCTGGTGTACTCCACCACCACCGTCCCGTACTGCGCCTGGCTGCTCAAGGGCTACTTCGACACCATCCCGGTGGAGATCGACGAGGCCGGCCGGGTCGACGGGCTGAGCCCGATCGGCACCTTCTGGCGGCTGATCCTGCCGCTCGCCCGCCCGGGCCTGGCGGTGGCCGCGTTCTACTCGTTCCTCACGTACTGGGCCGAGGTGCCCTTCGCGTCGACCTTCATGCTCAGCTCCGACAACTACACGCTCTCGGTGGGCCTGCAGACCTTCGTGAGCGAGCACGACTCGCAGTGGAACCTGATGGCCGCGACCGCGGTGATGATCGCGATCCCGTCCGCACTCTTCTTCTACCTGGTGCAGCGTCACCTGGTGACCGGCCTGACCGCCGGCGCCTCGAAGTCCTGA
- the exaC gene encoding acetaldehyde dehydrogenase ExaC: MTVYLPPGQPGSIVAYRPRYEHWIGGRWTPPVRGEYFENPSPVTGEVFTEVARGTAEDIEAALDAAHAAAPAWGRTPPADRAQVLLRMADRIADHLEELAVAETWDNGKPVRETLAADLPLAVDHLRYFAGALRAQEGGLSQLDEDTVAYHFHEPLGVVGQIIPWNFPILMAVWKLAPALAAGNAVVLKPAEQTPASILLLVELTADLLPPGVLNVVNGFGLEAGRPLASSPRIRKIAFTGETTTGRLISQYASGNLIPVSLELGGKSPNLFFADVAAEQDAFYDKTLEGFAMFALNQGEVCTCPSRALIQSAVYDRLLSDGLERVRAIRQGDPLDTATQVGAQASDDQLKKILSYIEIGQAEGAKVLTGGERADLGGSLAGGYYVTPTVFEGVNSMRIFQEEIFGPVLSVTRFEDFDDGIAQANDTPYGLGAGVWSRDGATAYRAGRAIQAGRVWTNCYHLYPAHAAFGGYKNSGIGRENHKAVLEHYQQTKNLLVSYSPDALGFF; this comes from the coding sequence ATGACGGTCTACCTGCCCCCGGGTCAGCCCGGAAGCATCGTCGCCTACCGGCCCCGCTACGAGCACTGGATCGGCGGCCGCTGGACGCCGCCGGTCCGCGGCGAGTACTTCGAGAACCCCAGCCCGGTCACCGGTGAGGTCTTCACCGAGGTCGCCCGCGGCACCGCCGAGGACATCGAGGCCGCGCTCGACGCCGCCCACGCCGCCGCCCCGGCCTGGGGCCGCACCCCGCCCGCCGATCGCGCCCAGGTGCTGCTGCGGATGGCCGACCGGATCGCCGACCACCTGGAGGAGCTGGCGGTCGCGGAGACCTGGGACAACGGCAAGCCGGTGCGCGAGACGCTGGCCGCCGACCTGCCGCTGGCCGTCGACCACCTGCGCTACTTCGCGGGCGCGCTGCGCGCCCAGGAGGGCGGCCTCTCCCAGCTGGACGAGGACACCGTGGCGTACCACTTCCACGAGCCGCTGGGCGTGGTCGGCCAGATCATCCCGTGGAACTTCCCGATCCTGATGGCGGTCTGGAAGCTCGCCCCGGCGCTGGCGGCCGGCAACGCGGTGGTGCTCAAGCCCGCCGAGCAGACCCCGGCCTCGATCCTGCTGCTGGTCGAGCTCACCGCGGACCTGCTGCCGCCCGGCGTGCTCAACGTGGTCAACGGCTTCGGCCTGGAGGCCGGCCGCCCGCTGGCCTCCAGCCCCCGGATCCGGAAGATAGCCTTCACCGGCGAGACCACCACCGGCCGGCTCATCTCCCAGTACGCCAGCGGCAATCTGATCCCGGTCTCGCTGGAGCTCGGCGGCAAGAGCCCCAACCTGTTCTTCGCCGACGTCGCGGCCGAGCAGGACGCCTTCTACGACAAGACCCTGGAGGGCTTCGCGATGTTCGCCCTCAACCAGGGCGAGGTCTGCACCTGCCCGAGCCGGGCGCTGATCCAGTCCGCCGTCTACGACCGCCTGCTCTCCGACGGCCTGGAGCGGGTGCGGGCGATCCGCCAGGGCGACCCGCTGGACACCGCGACCCAGGTCGGCGCCCAGGCCAGCGACGACCAGCTGAAGAAGATCCTCTCCTACATCGAGATCGGCCAGGCCGAGGGGGCCAAGGTGCTGACCGGTGGCGAGCGGGCCGACCTCGGCGGCTCGCTGGCCGGCGGCTACTACGTGACGCCCACCGTCTTCGAGGGCGTGAACAGCATGCGGATCTTCCAGGAGGAGATCTTCGGACCGGTCCTCTCGGTCACCCGCTTCGAGGACTTCGACGACGGCATCGCCCAGGCCAACGACACCCCGTACGGCCTCGGCGCGGGCGTCTGGAGCCGGGACGGCGCCACCGCCTACCGGGCCGGGCGGGCGATCCAGGCCGGGCGGGTCTGGACCAACTGCTACCACCTCTACCCCGCGCACGCGGCGTTCGGCGGCTACAAGAACTCCGGCATCGGCCGGGAGAACCACAAGGCCGTGCTGGAGCACTACCAGCAGACCAAGAACCTGCTGGTCAGCTACTCCCCGGACGCCCTGGGCTTCTTCTAG
- a CDS encoding terpene synthase family protein: MSDDTSLQIPFPHRRSPHGPHAAELHRAWLTRHPLLPDPAHPSYAHWDVVDLAALGYPDSGPDELALAADLMGFYFLFDDQFDGPLGRRPTEVAPICERLIAVLHGARPDASSPVETAFADLWDRSVSGMPARWQARAAYNWEWYLASHPAEAAGRISARPPDRDGYLVLRRGTAAMETIFDMVERLGNFEVPAAVLHHPVLRQLRQLAADIPSLSNDVRSFPLEAPRGDVNNLVMIVQRERRCSAEEACAVVMAEAQLMVERCRQLHAQLPDVFRELGLARVERAIAGRYADGLVTWLAGYLSWESRTGRYQSA, translated from the coding sequence ATGTCTGACGACACCTCACTTCAGATTCCGTTCCCGCACCGCCGCAGCCCGCACGGCCCGCACGCCGCCGAGCTGCACCGCGCCTGGCTGACCCGGCATCCGCTGCTCCCGGATCCGGCGCACCCCTCCTACGCCCACTGGGACGTGGTCGACCTCGCCGCCCTCGGCTACCCGGACTCGGGGCCGGACGAACTCGCCCTGGCCGCCGACCTGATGGGCTTCTACTTCCTCTTCGACGACCAGTTCGACGGCCCGCTGGGCCGGCGCCCCACCGAGGTCGCCCCGATCTGCGAGCGGCTGATCGCCGTCCTGCACGGCGCCCGCCCCGACGCCTCCTCCCCCGTCGAGACGGCGTTCGCGGACCTCTGGGACCGCAGCGTGAGCGGCATGCCCGCCCGCTGGCAGGCCCGCGCGGCCTACAACTGGGAGTGGTACCTGGCCAGTCACCCGGCCGAGGCCGCCGGACGGATCTCCGCGCGCCCGCCGGACCGCGACGGGTACCTGGTGCTCAGGCGAGGCACCGCCGCGATGGAGACGATCTTCGACATGGTGGAGCGGCTCGGCAACTTCGAGGTGCCCGCCGCCGTGCTCCACCACCCGGTCCTGCGTCAACTGCGCCAGCTCGCCGCCGACATCCCCTCGCTCAGCAACGACGTCCGGTCCTTCCCCCTGGAGGCCCCGCGCGGCGACGTCAACAACCTGGTGATGATCGTGCAGCGGGAGCGCCGCTGCTCGGCCGAGGAGGCCTGCGCCGTGGTGATGGCCGAGGCCCAGCTGATGGTCGAGCGCTGCCGCCAGCTGCACGCCCAACTCCCCGACGTCTTCCGGGAGCTGGGCCTGGCCCGGGTGGAGCGGGCGATCGCCGGGCGGTACGCCGACGGCCTGGTCACCTGGCTGGCCGGCTACCTCAGCTGGGAGTCGCGTACCGGCCGGTACCAGTCCGCCTGA
- a CDS encoding ATP-binding protein — MTEQRHELRAEAAGAEKQDADALSPRVRLRDRDAELRSAEAAVEKLCREFAAGGTEIGELLTFSGRPGIGKTSLLHEVRRIAKLREGATVLFARGGERQFNEPYHVLRQLLQPVLGDLAPDEFRQVMGTWEEVVGPAMGLKQPKSGARRLDPQGVRDGLDYVLTQLAPRRAPLVMIVDDLHWADLESLGWLTQFAVRARELPVLLVFAYREDAADWQPEAQDQRCAVTGLATRRHELSRLSLVSVTDMIRAEFGAKAEDSFCYEFWNVVNGNPYEAVALLDQVRDQALEPVEENSQQLRELAVDATGMTLKRWLDRLGATTLRFAWAAAMLGTDIRPELAARISTQSAEGSRESIKQLRRQRVLTQTPNGNLEFVHPLIGSSIYNTMPESTRTGMHGVAAAEIENAGLGLLAASRHLVETFPGEGDDRTVRKLRRAAQEHLMIGAPEAAQRCLHRALAEPPDDEDRAEVLYELGCSALLTDPGATVNQLRLALDPEEGPLRPALRVDATFRLSEVLAHSGQLGEAARVCQEEAEQTVGDPAGRLRLEAASFMWHAYRKSEEDGPGRSERLGALCRSLTGREAADRAVLALRAWDLTLRGEPSAEVLRHADQVLDQGRLPKGLGWTDNTWGFELPATLGLSYTYSDRIAQAERLFGDAIVQFEVAGWSGAHRGFAYFLMGLARFRRGLLAEAEDFLRRALRLSERIGPKLPLAWDAVGVLVDTLIARGRINEAWELASGFGFSPPYHETAMVLPDAASLYGKLLLAKGRNAGAAAALTQAGAQLDARGWHNTVWAPWAGHLAIALAQDEPDSARAYAERSVRDARRFGTASAIGTALRLHAQIEDGQQAVELLEQAVRHLGQSPAGYEHAVALVELGAALRRVGRLEDAQEYLYQGIELAQHCAADGLVEQARRELANYGLRPNRLADVREILSQPEWDVARLAVRGLPAQRIAEELGVHLSLVNRRLAAVYRKAGSGPDGLASALGMPPEQPGSAD, encoded by the coding sequence GTGACCGAGCAGCGACACGAACTTCGGGCGGAGGCGGCCGGCGCGGAGAAGCAGGACGCGGACGCCCTGTCACCCCGGGTCAGGCTGCGCGACCGCGACGCCGAACTCCGGTCGGCCGAAGCCGCGGTGGAGAAGCTCTGCCGGGAGTTCGCGGCCGGCGGCACCGAGATCGGCGAGCTGCTCACGTTCTCCGGCCGGCCCGGCATCGGCAAGACCAGCCTGCTCCACGAGGTCCGCCGGATCGCCAAGCTCCGCGAGGGCGCCACGGTGCTCTTCGCCCGCGGCGGCGAGCGCCAGTTCAACGAGCCGTACCACGTCCTGCGCCAGCTGCTCCAGCCCGTCCTCGGCGACCTCGCCCCCGACGAGTTCCGGCAGGTGATGGGCACCTGGGAAGAGGTCGTCGGACCGGCCATGGGCCTCAAGCAGCCGAAGAGCGGGGCCCGCCGACTCGATCCGCAGGGCGTGCGCGACGGCCTCGACTACGTCCTCACCCAGCTCGCCCCGCGGCGCGCCCCGCTGGTGATGATCGTCGACGACCTGCACTGGGCCGACCTCGAATCGCTCGGCTGGCTCACCCAGTTCGCCGTCCGGGCCCGCGAGTTGCCCGTCCTGCTGGTCTTCGCCTACCGGGAGGACGCCGCCGACTGGCAGCCCGAGGCCCAGGACCAGCGGTGCGCCGTCACCGGGCTCGCCACCCGCCGGCACGAGCTCAGCAGGCTCTCGCTGGTCTCCGTCACCGACATGATCCGCGCCGAGTTCGGGGCGAAGGCCGAGGACTCCTTCTGCTACGAGTTCTGGAACGTCGTCAACGGCAATCCCTACGAGGCCGTCGCCCTGCTCGACCAGGTCCGCGACCAGGCGCTCGAACCGGTCGAGGAGAACTCCCAGCAACTGCGCGAACTCGCCGTCGACGCCACCGGGATGACCCTCAAGCGCTGGCTGGACCGGCTCGGCGCGACCACCCTGCGGTTCGCCTGGGCCGCCGCGATGCTCGGCACCGACATCCGGCCCGAGCTCGCGGCCCGGATCTCCACCCAGAGCGCCGAGGGCTCCCGCGAATCCATCAAGCAGCTGCGCCGCCAGCGCGTCCTCACCCAGACGCCCAACGGGAACCTGGAGTTCGTCCACCCGCTGATCGGCAGCTCGATCTACAACACCATGCCGGAGTCCACCCGCACCGGGATGCACGGCGTGGCCGCCGCCGAGATCGAGAACGCCGGACTCGGCCTGCTCGCGGCCTCCCGCCACCTGGTGGAGACCTTCCCCGGCGAGGGCGACGACCGCACCGTCCGCAAGCTGCGCCGGGCCGCGCAGGAGCACCTGATGATCGGCGCGCCCGAGGCCGCCCAGCGCTGCCTGCACCGCGCGCTCGCCGAGCCGCCGGACGACGAGGACCGCGCCGAGGTGCTCTACGAGCTCGGCTGCTCCGCCCTGCTGACCGACCCCGGCGCGACCGTCAACCAGCTGCGGCTCGCGCTCGACCCCGAGGAGGGCCCGCTGCGCCCCGCGCTGCGGGTGGACGCCACCTTCCGGCTCTCGGAGGTCCTCGCGCACAGCGGCCAGCTCGGCGAGGCCGCGCGGGTCTGCCAGGAGGAGGCCGAGCAGACGGTCGGCGACCCGGCCGGTCGGCTCCGGCTGGAGGCCGCCTCGTTCATGTGGCACGCCTACCGCAAGTCCGAGGAGGACGGGCCGGGCCGCTCGGAGCGGCTGGGCGCGCTCTGCCGCAGCCTCACCGGCCGCGAGGCCGCCGACCGGGCGGTCCTCGCGTTGCGCGCCTGGGACCTCACCCTGCGCGGCGAGCCCTCCGCCGAGGTGCTGCGCCACGCGGACCAGGTGCTCGACCAGGGCCGGCTGCCCAAGGGCCTCGGCTGGACCGACAACACCTGGGGCTTCGAGCTGCCCGCCACGCTCGGTCTCTCGTACACCTACAGCGACCGCATCGCGCAGGCCGAGCGGCTCTTCGGGGACGCCATCGTCCAGTTCGAGGTGGCCGGCTGGAGCGGCGCGCACCGCGGCTTCGCGTACTTCCTGATGGGCCTGGCCCGGTTCCGCCGGGGCCTGCTCGCCGAGGCCGAGGACTTCCTGCGCCGCGCGCTGCGGCTCTCCGAGCGGATCGGCCCCAAGCTGCCGCTCGCCTGGGACGCGGTCGGCGTCCTGGTGGACACCCTGATCGCCCGCGGCCGGATCAACGAGGCCTGGGAGCTCGCCAGCGGCTTCGGGTTCAGCCCGCCGTACCACGAGACCGCGATGGTGCTTCCGGACGCGGCCTCGCTCTACGGCAAGCTGCTGCTCGCCAAGGGCCGCAACGCCGGGGCCGCCGCCGCGCTCACCCAGGCCGGTGCCCAACTGGACGCCCGGGGCTGGCACAACACCGTCTGGGCGCCCTGGGCCGGCCACCTCGCCATCGCGCTCGCGCAGGACGAACCCGACAGCGCCCGCGCCTACGCGGAGCGGTCCGTCCGCGACGCCCGCCGCTTCGGCACCGCCTCGGCGATCGGGACCGCGCTGCGGCTGCACGCCCAGATCGAGGACGGTCAGCAGGCGGTGGAGCTGCTGGAGCAGGCCGTTCGCCACCTCGGCCAGTCGCCCGCCGGGTACGAGCACGCCGTCGCCCTGGTGGAGCTCGGTGCCGCGCTGCGCCGGGTCGGCCGGCTGGAGGACGCCCAGGAGTACCTGTACCAGGGCATCGAACTGGCCCAGCACTGCGCCGCCGACGGCCTGGTCGAGCAGGCCCGCCGCGAGCTGGCCAACTACGGCCTGCGGCCCAACCGGCTGGCGGACGTCCGGGAGATCCTCAGCCAGCCCGAGTGGGACGTCGCCCGGCTCGCCGTCCGCGGATTGCCGGCCCAGCGGATCGCCGAGGAGCTCGGCGTCCACCTGAGCCTGGTCAACCGGCGGCTGGCGGCCGTCTACCGCAAGGCGGGCAGCGGGCCGGACGGCCTGGCCTCGGCCCTCGGCATGCCGCCCGAGCAGCCCGGCAGTGCGGACTAG
- a CDS encoding GNAT family N-acetyltransferase translates to MLIRAATREDLPLLCALERAAGAPFAAVGMPEIAEDEPPTPEELARYLDEGVALVAPGAGGTPVAYLLAEPVDGALHIEQVSVHPGHARRGIGRALIEHLAAGTDAPALTLTTFADVPWNAPYYARCGFRPLADGEITPGLREIRRREAEHGLDRWPRLCMRRELPAR, encoded by the coding sequence ATGCTGATCCGAGCCGCCACGCGAGAAGACCTGCCGCTGCTGTGCGCACTGGAACGGGCCGCCGGGGCGCCGTTCGCCGCCGTCGGGATGCCGGAGATCGCCGAGGACGAGCCGCCCACCCCGGAGGAACTCGCCCGCTACCTGGACGAGGGCGTCGCGCTGGTCGCGCCCGGCGCCGGGGGAACACCCGTCGCGTACCTGCTGGCCGAGCCGGTGGACGGCGCCCTGCACATCGAACAGGTCTCGGTCCACCCCGGCCACGCGCGGCGGGGGATCGGGCGGGCGCTGATCGAGCACCTCGCGGCGGGCACCGACGCGCCCGCGCTGACCCTCACCACCTTCGCCGACGTGCCGTGGAACGCGCCCTACTACGCGCGCTGCGGCTTCCGGCCGCTCGCCGACGGCGAGATCACCCCCGGCCTGCGGGAGATCCGCCGCCGGGAGGCCGAGCACGGCCTGGACCGCTGGCCACGGCTCTGCATGCGCCGGGAGCTCCCGGCACGCTGA
- a CDS encoding extracellular solute-binding protein, protein MRRGIAASALVVALAVSMAACGSSGSSSDGKADGPVTLTYWDTSNATNEAPNYQELAKKFEATNPNVKVDFVNVPFDQAQNKLQTAMGAKGAPDVFRAEVGWTAAFAKAGYLEPLDGTPAAVDSAAFQPSLVQQAKYGGKIYGIPLVTDTLGLLYNKELFTKAGITAAPKTWDELKTAAATVKEKAGVDGFWLKAADGYYAMPFLFGEGTDTVDAVGKKITVTSPEAVKGIETYKSMFTSPGTAKADVTTDAYAHMMDAFNSGKVAAIIQGPWEITNIYKGSAFADKTNLGIAPVPAGSGGKSGAPTGGHNISVYAGADKAHKAAAEKFAAFMTSAESQAFIAQKNSTLPTRADAFTPEVKADPGIAGFQAVLDSARPRPELPEYSSLFASLGTNLGKVVQGTSTQDGLNTVATDYAKLLPGFAK, encoded by the coding sequence ATGCGGCGTGGCATCGCGGCCTCTGCCCTCGTTGTGGCCCTCGCGGTCTCGATGGCTGCCTGTGGCAGCAGCGGCTCCAGCTCGGACGGCAAGGCCGACGGGCCGGTCACCCTCACCTACTGGGACACGTCCAACGCGACCAACGAGGCGCCGAACTACCAGGAGCTCGCCAAGAAGTTCGAGGCTACCAACCCGAACGTCAAGGTCGACTTCGTCAACGTGCCGTTCGACCAGGCGCAGAACAAGCTCCAGACCGCCATGGGGGCCAAGGGCGCGCCGGACGTCTTCCGCGCCGAGGTCGGCTGGACCGCCGCCTTCGCGAAGGCCGGCTACCTGGAGCCCCTCGACGGCACCCCGGCCGCCGTCGACTCCGCCGCCTTCCAGCCCAGCCTGGTCCAGCAGGCCAAGTACGGGGGCAAGATCTACGGCATCCCGCTGGTCACCGACACCCTGGGCCTGCTCTACAACAAGGAGCTCTTCACCAAGGCCGGCATCACCGCCGCGCCGAAGACCTGGGACGAGCTGAAGACCGCCGCCGCCACCGTCAAGGAGAAGGCCGGCGTGGACGGCTTCTGGCTGAAGGCCGCCGACGGCTACTACGCGATGCCGTTCCTGTTCGGCGAGGGCACCGACACCGTCGACGCCGTCGGCAAGAAGATCACCGTCACCTCGCCCGAGGCCGTCAAGGGCATCGAGACCTACAAGTCGATGTTCACCTCGCCGGGCACCGCCAAGGCCGACGTCACCACCGACGCCTACGCGCACATGATGGACGCCTTCAACAGCGGCAAGGTCGCGGCGATCATCCAGGGCCCCTGGGAGATCACCAACATCTACAAGGGCTCCGCGTTCGCCGACAAGACCAACCTCGGCATCGCCCCCGTCCCGGCCGGCTCCGGCGGCAAGTCCGGCGCCCCCACCGGCGGCCACAACATCTCGGTCTACGCGGGCGCCGACAAGGCCCACAAGGCCGCGGCGGAGAAGTTCGCCGCCTTCATGACCTCGGCCGAGAGCCAGGCCTTCATCGCGCAGAAGAACTCCACCCTGCCGACCCGCGCCGACGCCTTCACCCCCGAGGTCAAGGCCGACCCCGGCATCGCCGGCTTCCAGGCCGTGCTGGACAGCGCCCGGCCGCGCCCCGAACTGCCGGAGTACAGCTCGCTGTTCGCCTCGCTCGGCACCAACCTCGGCAAGGTGGTCCAGGGCACGTCCACCCAGGACGGCCTGAACACCGTGGCCACCGACTACGCCAAGCTCCTCCCGGGCTTCGCCAAGTAG
- a CDS encoding carbohydrate ABC transporter permease — MSVAVQGATGQGSRERDPRPGLMERLKRSYAKHWYAYAMIAPVVLVLGVLVIYPLVQGVWLTLTDANSLNSARTIGANEIPATYQFVGFDNYADILWGPGSYDRFWSHFVWTIAWTAICVALHYTLGLALALLLNQKLRGRTAYRLLLILPWAVPTFVTVFSWRLMLADGGALNSVLGFLHLPEPSWLSDPFAQKAAAILVNTWVGVPFMMISLLGGLQSIPAELYEAAEMDGASAWQRFRYVTLPGLRTVSSTVVLLGVIWTFNQFAVIFLLFGTGAPDAQLLVTWAYYLGFGQQPRDYAQSAAYGVILLSILIVFTTFYRRWLARNEQANG, encoded by the coding sequence ATGTCAGTCGCCGTGCAGGGCGCCACCGGCCAGGGCAGCCGGGAGCGCGATCCGCGTCCGGGCCTGATGGAGCGCCTCAAGCGCTCGTACGCCAAGCACTGGTACGCCTACGCGATGATCGCGCCGGTCGTGCTGGTGCTGGGCGTGCTGGTGATCTACCCGCTGGTCCAGGGCGTGTGGCTCACCCTCACCGACGCCAACAGCCTCAACTCGGCCCGCACCATCGGCGCCAACGAGATCCCGGCGACCTACCAGTTCGTCGGCTTCGACAACTACGCCGATATCCTCTGGGGCCCCGGCTCGTACGACCGCTTCTGGTCGCACTTCGTCTGGACCATCGCCTGGACCGCGATCTGCGTCGCCCTGCACTACACCCTCGGCCTCGCCCTCGCGCTGCTGCTCAACCAGAAGCTGCGCGGGCGCACCGCCTACCGGCTGCTGCTGATCCTGCCCTGGGCCGTGCCGACCTTCGTCACCGTCTTCTCCTGGCGGCTGATGCTGGCCGACGGCGGCGCCCTGAACAGCGTCCTCGGCTTCCTGCACCTGCCCGAACCCAGCTGGCTCTCCGACCCGTTCGCGCAGAAGGCCGCCGCGATCCTGGTCAACACCTGGGTCGGCGTGCCGTTCATGATGATCTCGCTGCTCGGCGGCCTGCAGTCGATCCCCGCCGAGCTGTACGAGGCCGCGGAGATGGACGGCGCCTCGGCCTGGCAGCGCTTCCGGTACGTCACCCTGCCCGGGCTGCGCACCGTCTCCTCCACGGTCGTCCTGCTCGGCGTGATCTGGACGTTCAACCAGTTCGCGGTGATCTTCCTGCTGTTCGGCACCGGCGCGCCGGACGCCCAGTTGCTGGTCACCTGGGCGTACTACCTCGGGTTCGGCCAGCAGCCGCGGGACTACGCGCAGTCCGCCGCCTACGGCGTCATCCTGCTCTCCATCCTGATCGTCTTCACCACCTTCTACCGGCGCTGGTTGGCCCGCAACGAGCAGGCCAACGGCTGA